The Winogradskyella schleiferi genome has a window encoding:
- the mazG gene encoding nucleoside triphosphate pyrophosphohydrolase, whose amino-acid sequence MSDKTAQLKAFERLLTIMDELRELCPWDKKQTMESLRHLTIEEVYELGDAILVNDLDEVKKELGDVLLHIVFYSKIGSETNNFDIADVCNSICDKLIDRHPHIYGDVKVENEEDVKRNWEQLKLKEGKKSVLEGVPKSLPAMVKASRIQDKVAGVGFDWEEPEQVFEKVEEELAELKAEIAKGDQDAIESEFGDVMFSMINYARFLKVNPENALERTNKKFIKRFQYLEAKAKDLDKSLKDMTLAEMDVFWEEAKLL is encoded by the coding sequence ATGTCTGATAAAACAGCCCAATTAAAAGCCTTTGAGCGTTTGTTAACTATCATGGATGAGCTGCGCGAGCTATGTCCTTGGGATAAAAAACAAACCATGGAATCGTTGCGTCATCTCACTATTGAGGAAGTTTACGAACTTGGCGATGCCATTCTCGTCAATGATTTGGACGAGGTAAAAAAGGAATTGGGAGATGTGCTTTTGCATATTGTTTTCTATTCTAAAATAGGAAGCGAAACTAACAATTTTGATATTGCAGATGTCTGCAATAGTATTTGCGACAAACTTATCGATCGCCATCCACATATTTATGGCGATGTAAAAGTTGAGAACGAAGAAGACGTTAAGCGCAATTGGGAACAACTGAAGTTAAAAGAAGGTAAGAAAAGTGTACTCGAAGGTGTGCCAAAAAGTTTACCTGCTATGGTTAAGGCTAGCAGAATTCAAGATAAAGTTGCTGGTGTTGGTTTTGATTGGGAAGAACCTGAACAGGTTTTTGAAAAAGTAGAGGAGGAGTTGGCCGAATTAAAGGCTGAAATCGCCAAAGGCGACCAAGATGCGATTGAAAGCGAGTTCGGCGACGTTATGTTTTCAATGATAAATTACGCTCGCTTCCTAAAAGTTAATCCTGAAAACGCTCTAGAACGTACCAACAAAAAATTCATTAAACGCTTTCAATATCTTGAAGCCAAGGCTAAAGATTTAGACAAATCTTTGAAGGACATGACACTTGCCGAAATGGATGTGTTTTGGGAAGAAGCTAAACTGCTCTAA
- a CDS encoding DUF5606 family protein produces the protein MSLDKILSISGKPGLYQIVTQTRTGAVVESLIDKKRITVGAHSNISILSEIAIYTLTEEVPLRDVLKKVKEKENGQPTSISHKDGKDTLEEFFFEVLPEYDEDRVYPSDIKKVVQWYNLLQKNDLLGALEEPKEDKDTSSEEE, from the coding sequence ATGAGCTTAGACAAAATACTATCCATTTCCGGAAAACCGGGATTATACCAAATTGTTACCCAGACCAGAACAGGTGCGGTTGTAGAATCGTTAATTGATAAAAAGCGTATCACAGTTGGTGCGCATAGTAATATTAGCATTCTTAGTGAAATCGCTATATATACCTTGACTGAAGAAGTGCCTTTGAGAGACGTACTTAAAAAAGTTAAAGAAAAAGAAAACGGACAACCAACATCGATTAGCCATAAAGATGGAAAAGATACTTTAGAAGAATTTTTCTTTGAAGTATTACCAGAGTATGATGAAGATCGTGTCTATCCATCAGATATTAAGAAAGTGGTGCAATGGTACAACTTACTTCAAAAGAATGATTTATTAGGTGCACTTGAGGAACCAAAAGAAGATAAAGACACGTCTTCTGAGGAAGAATAA